AGGAAATTCTCTTTGACGAAGCGGTGCGCCTTTTCGCCCATCGCCTCGCGCTTTTCCGTTTCCTTGAGCAGGTAGCGGATGCGGTGCGCGGCGCCTTCGGGCGTGGCGACGAGAAATCCCGTGTGATGATCGGTGATTTGCAGGCGGATGCCGCCGACGTTGCCGCCGATTACCGGCTTTCGTTTCCACATCGCCTCGGTGACCGTGAGTCCGAAGCCCTCCTTGGTCGATTTTTGCAACACGATTTGCGCCGCGCGTTGCAGCGCGTTGATGTCGCGGTGCGCATCCGGCGGCAGCGCGAGGATCTTGATGTCCTTGTCCTCCGCTGCCGCGGCCGTCACCTGTTCGAGAACCACCTGCCCTTCCGGATCGTCGGTCGCGGTGCCGCCGGCGAGAACGAGTTGCAGCGGCACGTACGGCTTGGCGAGGCGATACGCCTGGATGACGCCGATGGGATCCTTGAAGCGGTCAAAGCGCGAAACCTGTACGACGATCGGGCGCGAACGGTCCAGGCCGAATCTCCTGCAGACCTCGTCGAGCTCGGACTCGGGCAGTTCGATGTTCTTTTCCGCGAGCGGATCGATGGACGGCGGAACAAGATACTGTGGATGATTCATCGGACGCACGAAATCCGGCATGTGCCAGATGCTCGCGTGATAGCGCTCGACGTATTTGCGCAGGTATTTCCACACGGGGCGATACGGGCGCGACACGTCGATGTGGCAGCGCCAGATCCATTTGTTTTTCAGGTCCGGGAAATGCTCGATGAGCGCGGCGGGCTGCGGATCGTGGATGAAGACGATGTCGGCCTTCGCGAT
This genomic stretch from bacterium harbors:
- a CDS encoding glycosyltransferase, which translates into the protein MLDSYATIAGPGVIDELRQLARAMPGASVLHVNSTKSGGGVAEILNRLIPLKRELGIEAEWEVVLGEAAFYDCTKAFHNTLQGDAIDIPERLLRSYEETNKLNADRLRDKIAKADIVFIHDPQPAALIEHFPDLKNKWIWRCHIDVSRPYRPVWKYLRKYVERYHASIWHMPDFVRPMNHPQYLVPPSIDPLAEKNIELPESELDEVCRRFGLDRSRPIVVQVSRFDRFKDPIGVIQAYRLAKPYVPLQLVLAGGTATDDPEGQVVLEQVTAAAAEDKDIKILALPPDAHRDINALQRAAQIVLQKSTKEGFGLTVTEAMWKRKPVIGGNVGGIRLQITDHHTGFLVATPEGAAHRIRYLLKETEKREAMGEKAHRFVKENFLLTRHLREYLTLIVGVMTGNKERIELK